Sequence from the Fulvivirga ligni genome:
ACAGGGGAAGTGAAGCCGGGTAATAACATCACTATTACAGGTAATTTCTTGAACTGGGTGGAGTCAGTATGGTTTACCAGAGATGTCGAAGTTACCGATTTCGTAAGCCAGAGTATGACCGAATTGGTGATTAAACTGCCTATGGAAGCAGAGACAGGGCCTATTGTTTTTATGACCGGAGGCACTGAGCCATTAGTGATAGAAACGGAAGAGGATCTGATAGTTACTATGCCAGTAATATCTTCATTATCACCACTTTCACTGCAACATATAGATGAATTAACAATCAGTGGAACCGACCTGGATTTAGTCAAAGAGATCAGGTTTCCTGATGGATCTACAATGTCAGAATTCAGCAGTCAGAGCGAGACGGAAATAAAGTTAAATATTCCGGCTACCGTTACTGATGGTAATATTGTATTGGTCCTTGCTTCTGGGGTGGAGGTGAGTAGTGATGACGCTATAAGTATCATCTTACCCATCACTACCAGCATCACACCAGAAAATGCTGAGTTGGGAGATGATGTTACCATTACAGGCTCTAATCTTGATCTGGTGAAGAGTATTACATTTAAAGGTTCTGCCGCTGTTATTACAGAATTTGTATCTCAATCGGCTTCAGAAATAGTAGTAACTGTACCTGATGATGCTAAAAATGGCACCCTCACCTACAAGACTATTCACGATTTCGAAGTGGTGTCAGAAGTGGAGGCCTCATTGAATGTGTCTGCCGTATATTTTATCTATGACGATGCGCTGAACGCTAACTGGCAGCAATGGGGAGGTTGGGGTACTGACCTTCAGGATATGGCTAATACAGAACAGCCGGAAGCGGGATCAAATGCCTTAAAGATAATTTATAATGATGCTTATGGAGCTGTGCAGTTACACCCTCTGGCTACTGACGCCGGGGTTCTGAATAACTTTAGCAAGCTGGTTCTTTCTGTATATGGTGGCGCTAGTAGTGATGGAAATACTATGGCTATTCAACTCAAAGATGGTGATGGCAACTCTAGTTCTGAACCTACCTTTACTGTGGCAGCAGGGGTGTATACGGAGATTACAATTAATCTAAGTGCATTTACCGGAGTTGATCTTACTAACATTGTTGAGTTCTATATTAAAAATTATGGCGTCGCTAGTAATACGGTGTATATAGATAATATTCAGCTAAAATAAATTTTCTCGTATATAGTAAGTTGTAAGGGACGGGCAGAAATGCCCGTTTTTTTTATGCTGCTCAAAGCTCGCCCTTCTTACGGGTAGCTCACTTTTTTTAACCTGAAAGAAAACCTATATTTAACTTTACAAGTGTGAAAAATACACGAACTGATTTTTCATATTGTCTGTTTAAGGTTTGATTTATAGATAGTTAACTATGAATTGATTTAAGGTATTCCAATGAAGACCATTTCATTTTTAAAAATCTTTTTATTGCTCACATTCGTGCTATCCCTGGAAAGCAACGCCCAAATCCCTTTACCCTATCAGTTCGAACATTTAGATGTGAAAGATGGCCTTTCACATGGGCAAATCAACTGTTTTTTTAAAGATAGCAGAGGCTACGTGTGGATAGGAACCTCCACAGGCCTAAATCTATATAATGGTTATAGCATCAAGACCTTTAATAATCTTCCTGGTGATGCTCAGACCTTAAATGCTAATGATGTTGAAAGAATATCTGAAGATCCTGAAGGTAATATATGGGTGAGTACCTATCAGGGAATTGGTGTTTATAATCCTGTGAATGAGACTTTTAGTCAGAATATTGAGGCCTTTGTAGCTCAATACCAATTGCCCAATACTGATGTGTTTAAAATTCTTAAAGGTGATAGTGGTCAGTATTGGTTTCTGAATGAAAATGCAGGCGTCACCTATTTTAATGCCGAAAATGGAGAAACTAAGCATATCAAACTCAGTACTTCAGAGGTGTCTGATATTCAGCTGGATGGCAACGGTGATCTGTGGGCTATTCACACCAATGGCCTATTACAAAAGATTGATCATCAAAAGCTGCAAGTTAGATCTACCTATTCGGAATTAGCTCATGTTGTGGCGTCTCAAGAGGTTGATTATCAGTTTAATATTGATGCTGATGGTCATTTATGGATTTATCAGCCTAATTATAGCAGAGGCGTTTATTTCTTTGAACCACAGTCCGGGCGATTGACTCATTACAGCAAAAACATCAAAGAACATAAGTTGGATAATGATCTGGTGACAGGTGTGGTAGAAGTTTCTCCTGGTATAATATGGGTAGGAACCAACCATGGAGGCATCAATGTGATTGATAAAAAGCAGAACACCATTAAATATCTGGTTCATCACCCTGAAGTGCCCAATAGCTTGTCTCATAACAGTGTATACTCTTTATATAAAGACGAGGATGATATTATCTGGGTAGGAACCTATAAGAACGGTATCAACTTTTATCACAAGAATATTAAACGGTTCAATCATTATAAGCACCTGATTTCGGAGCCTGCCAGTTTACCATATAATGATATCAATCGCTTTGTGGAAGATGATGAAGGAAACTTATGGATGGGAACCAATGGTGGCGGTCTTCTTTATTTTAACCGACAAACAAATACCTTCAAACAATATAAAGCTGACCCTAATGACCCTAATAGTCTGAGTAGCGATGTAATTGTAAGCCTGTTGATAGATAAAGATAATGTCCTTTGGGTAGGCACGTACTTAGGAGGGTTGAATAGGTTTAATGGAAAAGGGTTTGATCACTTTCGGGAAGATAATCAGGATAGCACCAGCATTTCTGATGATAATGTGTGGGAGCTATTAGAAGATTCTTTTGGAAACCTCTGGGTGGGTACACTTGCCCATGGTGTGGATCTACTTAACCCTGATAATGAGCAATTTACTCATTATGATGTAGATACAGTTAATCAACGAAATTCATTACATTCCAATTACATATTAGCCCTGGAGGAAGACGCCAATGGCAATATCTGGGTAGGTGGAGGAAACGGGGTTGATGTTTTTAATCCCAAAACAGGCTACGAAAAGCATTTTCTCCATGACCCGAAAGATTCTCTGAGCCTGGCCAGCAACACAGTGCTATGCCTGCTCCATGATAGTGAAAATAGAATGTGGATGGGAACCCAGCAGGGACTAAATGTATATTCTCCTGAAGATGGTCTGTTTAGAAAATACACTACTCAAAATGGCCTTCCTCATAATACCATTCTCACCATTTTAGAAGCAAATGCTAATAGCATTTGGGTGAGTACACCCAATGGATTATCAAACATTGAACTATCTGAAAATGGAGAGGCCCGGTTTATTAATTATGATGAAAGTGATGGTCTTCAAGGCCGGGTTTTTAATGAAAACGCAGCCTATAAAACTTATGACGGAAAGCTCATATTCGGTGGGCCAGAAGGATTTAATATCTTCGATCCGGACAATATTGGTGAAAATGATCAGAAGCCAGAGGTGGTATTCACAGATTTTCAGCTGTTTAACAAAAGTGTAGAAGTAGGCGCAAAGGTTGATGACAGAGTGCTGCTCACAAAATCACTTTCATTTACTGATGGAATAACCTTAAATCATGATGAAAACGTATTTTCTATTGAGTTTGCAGCGCTAAACTTTCTTCATGCGGGTAAGAATAAATACAAGTATAAGTTGGAAGGGTTTGATAAGCAGTGGCGTACCACCTCATCCAGAAAAGTCACTTATACTAACCTTGATCCTGGGAATTACACCTTCAAAGTGCTGGCATCAAATAACGATGGCCTTTGGAATGATCAGGAAACCAACTTATCGATTCAGATTTTACCTCCTTTTTGGAAAACTACCTGGGCCTACGCTCTATATGCCATTATCATTTTAGGGGGCTTATACCTTACTCGCAGCATCATATTACAGCGTGAGCGTATGAAGTTTCAGATAGAGCAGGAGCGAAGAGAAGCGCGGCAGCTGCATGAATTGGATCTATTAAAAATTCGCTTTTTCACCAATGTAAGTCACGAATTTCGCACTCCTTTATCATTGATCCTGGCACCTTTAGAAAAGCTGCTGAAGAATGATAAAGATGATATGCAAAGTAAGCAGTATCAGATGATTCACCGGAATGCAAGGCGACTATTGAACCTGGTGAATCAGCTTTTGGATTTCAGAAAGCTGGAGGTAGATACTATAGATTTACATACTTCTGAAGGCAATATCGTGAAATTTATAGAAGAGTCAGTTCATTCTTTTTCTGATCTATCTGAAAATAAGAATGTTGAGTTGGTCTACGAGAGCACGATCAATGATTTTTTTGCCTCCTTCGACATGGATAAGCTGGAGAAGATACTGTTTAATCTACTTTCAAATGCCTTCAAATTCACCCCTCAAAATGGTAAAGTGCATGTACAGGTCAATGCCTATGAAAGTGACAGTGGCACAGAGGAGCTAAAAATACTGGAGGTAAAGGTAAGTGATACAGGCATTGGTATTTCAAAGGAGCAACAGGAGCTTATTTTCGATAGATTTTTCCGTAGTGATACACCAGGCAGTGTGGTGAACCAGGGGAGCGGCATCGGGCTATCCATTACAAAGGAGTTTGTGAAGATCCATGGAGGCACCGTGTCTGTAGAAAGTGAGCCAGGTGAGGGTACTTGCTTTACCGTGCGTATTCCGGTGAAAACGGTGCCGGCTCAGGAAGTGAAGAGCCAGTCTACTCCGGATCAGCCATTAAGTGAAACGGTACATTCAAAACCTTTGCATGATCAGGAAACACCTTTGGTACTTCTGGTGGAGGACAGTGAGGATTTTAGATTTTACCTGAAAGATAACCTTGGAGTACACTTTAAAATTATTGAGGCTAAAAATGGTAAAGATGGCTGGCAAAAGGCTTTAGCGAACCTTCCGGATTTAATAGTCAGTGATCTTTCTATGCCTGAGATGAATGGTGTGGAACTATGCGAGAAGGTAAAGTTAGACGCCAGAACCTCGCATATTCCATTTGTGCTGCTAACAGCGCATAGTGCTAATGATAAAAAGCTAAAGGGCCTAAATGTTGGGGCTGATGATTATGTCACCAAGCCCTTCAATTTTGAAATACTGCTTTCCAGGGTTAAGAACCTCATACAGCAGCGCCAGGCTATGCAGGCCGTTTATAAAAAGAAGATAACGGTAGAAACCAGTGAAATAGACATCACCTCTCTGGATGATAAACTGATTCAGGATGCCATTAAAGTGGTGGAAGAAAATATTTCAAATCCAGACTTTTCTGTAGAGCAGCTCAGTCGAGAACTGGGCATGAGCAGAACACATTTGTATAAGAAGATGGTAGCCATTACTGGGAAAACACCAGTAGAGTTTATCAGAAAGATAAGGCTGGAGCGCGCTGCACAATTTCTACAAAAGAGCCAATTAACCGTAGCTGAAGTAGCCTATAAGGTGGGCTTCAATAATAGAAAGTATTTCTCCAAATACTTTAAAATGGAATACAATATCCTCCCTTCGGCTTACGCTGATCAGTATTCTAAATAAGAGGCCCTCTTTTTTACTTAAGAATCCCCTTTAAAACAATTTATACCCCAGAAATGGCTCTGTTAACCATTTGAGCCCTCATTTGAAACATTTGATACCCCTAAGAATACATCATTATTTCTACATTGGATCCTGCAAACGATTGATAATTGAGTGTTGCTGGATTTAAACCATGAATAAATAATGAAAGTAGTAAAGGCAAGTATTTTAATCTTACTGTGGTGTAGTCAACTGATATGCTTTAGTGCGGGAGACCCTGTTCTTCAAAGCTATGAAAAGCTACCCGACGGACTAATCCTGAAAATAAAACCTGCTGAAAAAGGACAGGCTCAGGTGGTGAAGCTAAGAGTGATTTCTGATAATATCATTCAGGTAGTTTCCACACCGCAAGCCAGTCTTTCTGAGGAGGAAAGTCTGATAGTGATCAATAATGAAGGATCTACTGACTGGCAATTTGCCGATGACAAGAATACCCTTGAGATCAATACTAAAACCTTAAATGTAAAAGTGTCTGCCGCTACCGGGCAGGTGTCATTTTACGATAAAAAAGGCAAGAAACTTTTGGGAGAATTGAAAGAAACCAATACTCAGGGTGGCAACTACAAGTTTGTTAAATATTTCAGCACTGATGATAGTGAAGCTTTTTACGGATTGGGTCAACATCAGGAAGGTATAATGAACTATAAGGGCTATCAGGTAGATCTTACACAATATAACTCAACAGCCGTGGTTCCTTTTGTGGTTTCTAACAAAAGCTATGGCATTCTGTGGGATAACTATTCTATTACGAAATTTGGAGATATCCGTCCTTATAAGCCTCTTTCATCATTTCAGTTGTATGATAATGAAGGTGAAAAAGGTGGACTTACAGCTACCTACGGCTATCAGAATAACAGTAAGCCACATGTGGTAAAGTCAGAAAATGAAATTGACTATGAATTTCTAAGCTCACTATCCAACATGCCTGAAGGTTATGACATGTCAAATGGTAAAATAGTGTGGGAAGGAAAAATAGAGAGTGATCAGACAGGTAAGCATACTTTTCTAATGCCTGCTGCCGGTTATGTGAAAATATGGATTGACGGTGAATTACTACTAGATAAATGGCGGGAAGCCTGGAATCCGGGATTTAACATTTTTAGAAAAGAATTAAAAGCCGGTACCAAAACTGATATTAAAATAGAATGGATTCCAGATGGAGGCCAGTCTTTTATTGCGCTAAGATATTTGCCACCTGTAGCTAAAGAAATGTCTGATAAGTTCGCTTTTGCCTCCGAAGGTGGAGAGCAAATGAGCTATTATTTCGTGCACGGTGAAGATTTGGATGAGGTAATTAGTGGCTATCGACAGCTTACTGGTTCTGCTCAGATAATGCCTAAATGGGCTATGGGTTTTTGGCAAAGTAGAGAGCGCTATAAAACTCAGGAGGAGATCATGACCACCATCAAGGAATTCAGAAAAAGACATATTCCTATCGATAACATAGTTCTCGACTGGTCTTACTGGAAGCAGGATGAATGGGGAAGCCAGGAGTTCGACGCAAGCCGTTTCCCTGATCCTGAGGGAATGATCAAAAGTCTGCATGATGATTACAATGCACATTTTATGATTTCCGTGTGGCCTAAGTTTTACGAGGGTATCGATAATTATAAGATGCTGAATGACAAAGGCTTACTCTATACTCAGAACATCAAGAACCGAGAAAGAGATTGGATAGGAGAAGGGTACGTATCAACCTTCTATGATGCCTATAACCCTGATGCGCGCCAATATTTCTGGGGCCTGCTAGACAAACACTTATTTTCTAAAGGTGTAGATGCCTGGTGGCTGGATGCCACTGAACCAGACATCCTTTCTAACTCATCCATAGAGCACAGAAAAACTTTGATGAACCCTACTTTCTTAGGCTCTGCCACCGATTATTTCAATGCCTACTCTGTAATGAATGCCAAAGGAATTTATGAGGGGCAAAGAGCGGAAGCCCCTAATCAAAGGGTATTTATCCTTACGCGTTCTGCCTTTGCCGGTTTGCAGCATTATGGTGCAGCCACCTGGAGCGGTGATATCTCTGGCAGGTTCGACGAACTGGAAAGACAAATACCTGCGGGCCTAAACTTCTCATTATCAGGGCTTCCTTATTGGACTACTGATATTGGCGGATTTTTCGTGGAGAATAAATATGACCGACCTGAGCCAAAAGGTGAAGCACTTGAAGAATGGAGAGAGCTGAACACACGTTGGTATCAGTATGGCACTTTCACGCCGCTTTATCGTTCTCACGGTCAATTTCCTTACAGAGAGGTGTTTAATATTGCCCCGGAAGATCATGCCGCCTATAAGTCAATTGTTTATTACAACAAGCTGAGATACAGGCTTATGCCGTACATCTATTCACTTACTGGTCAGGTATACCATCAGGATTATACCATCATGAGAGCGCTGGTAATGGACTTCCCTGAGGGTAAAGAAGTGGCTGAAATTGGCAATCAGTTTATGTTTGGCCCGGCACTTTTGATTAATCCTATAACTGAATACAAGGCCACAACCAGAGAAGTTTATCTACCCAAGTCAGCCGGATGGTATGATTTATATTCTGGAAAGTTCATCAAAGGTGGCCAGCACATCTCCGCAGATGCGCCATATGAGCGAATGCCTATTTATGTGAAGGCTGGTTCCATCATTCCTTTCGGTCCTGAAATAGAGTACACCACCCAAAAGCCAGCTGATGAAATTACGCTTTATGTATATCAGGGAGCCGATGGAGAATTTGAACTCTACGAGGATGAAAATGTGAACTATAACTATGAAAAAGGGAAGTTCAGCACCATCACTTTCAAGTATAACGAGGCCAATAAATCCCTGACCATTGGTGAAAGCAAAGGCCAGTTTGAAGGTATGCTTACTGAAAGAACCTTTAAGGTAGTGCCCGTGAGCCAGTCAAAAGCTCAGCCTTTAAATTTTAATGCTCAGCCTCAGCATACTGTCAAGTACACAGGCAAAGCAGTAACTCTTAAATTGAACTGATTCGAATAAATTAATAGTCTGATAATGAATGAAATACACTACGAATGGTGCGTCTGAATAGGTCCAGATAAACCTCACTTACTAAACTACAACAGCAGTGATTTCACTGCTGTGATTCAACTAATTAAACCTCATGATATGAAAAAAATACTACTGATGCTATTGTCATTTTGCTTCTGTGAAATGGCATATGCCCAACACACTGTAACAGGTAAAGTCTCCGCAGGCGGCGAGTCAGTACCTGGAGTTAGTGTAGTGGTGCAAGGAACTACTAAAGGTACTACCACAGACATTGAGGGTAAGTATTCTTTAGATGTAAACACGGGTAATGAAACCCTGGTGTTTTCATTTATCGGTTATTCTACCAAGGAGATAGCTATAAATGGACGAACAAGTATAGATGTGAATCTTGAAGAAGATATCACCGAGCTGCAAGAAGTGGTGGTGATAGGTTATGGTACTGTTCAAAAGAAACTTTTAACCGGAGCTACCGGCCAGGTAAAAGGTGATAAAATAGATCAGCTGAGCACTACCGGAACCTTAGATGCGCTTCAAGGTCAGATTGCCGGTGTCAATATCGCTGCTACCTCTGGCCAGCCAGGAGATAATTTAAAAGTTACTATCAGAGGTGCCGGTACCATAGGAGGCTCTAACCCACTGTATATTGTGGATGGTATTCAAACCGGTGATATTTCCTATTTAAATACCGCTGATATAGCCAGTATTGATGTGCTTAAGGATGCTGCCTCTGCTGCCATTTATGGAGCCCAAGCCGCTAACGGCGTAGTACTGATTACTACCAAAACAGGGTTTGCAGGAAAGGCAAAATTTAGCTTTGATAGCTATTACGGCGTTCAAGAGCCCTCTAAGCAGATTAGCATGCTCAACGCTAAAGAATATGCTGTGATCATGAATGAAGCGGCTATTAACTCTGGCAAGGTTCCTCATTTCACAGAGGAGGAAATAGATGCCATGGGAGAAGGCACTGATTGGATCGATGAAATGATGTACAACAATGCGGTAATGCAAAACTATGTGTTGGGTATTAACGGTGGATCTGATCGATCAATTTATTCATTATCAGGTACATATACCAGTCAGGATGGGATTGTTGGTGGACCTGGAGTATCCGAATATGAGAGATACTCTATCCGATTAAACAGTGAGCATAAGTTCTTCGATGATATTCTGACCTTTGGCCAGCACCTGACGGGAGCCTACATGAAGAAGAATGGTATTTCTGTAGGAAACCAATATAACAACACTTTGAGGGGAGCTTATAATACCAGCCCTTTCCTGCCAATGTATGATGATGATGGAAACTTCCTGAATAATACAGCAGGTGTTGGTGTCATGTATAACGGTGAGCCGTGGCAGCCATGGTTCAACGGCGAGAGTAATCCCTACGCCAATATGATCCTCAATAATCAGAGAAACAATAACAATCAGAAAGTATTCGGAGATTTCTATGCGGAGGTAGAGCCTATAAAGAATTTGAAATTCAAAACACGCTTTGCATATGATTACTACGTATCCGAAAGTAGAAGCTATCTACCTGAATATGAGTTATCTATATATAGTCAAAGATTATTTGATCAGGCAAGTCAGGGAATGAGTAAAGGTATAGCCCTTACCTGGGATAATACGCTTACTTATGATTTAAAAGTAAACCAGCATAACCTAAGCTTTCTATTGGGCACTTCGGCGTATAGTAACAAGAGCAACTGGATCAATATTTCAAATGCCGGATTAATCTTTTCAGATCTTGATCATGCTTTTATTGATAATACTACTAACACTGATTTTACTCGCCTCTCATTTGGAGGAGGTCCGTCTGATCCTTATAAATTACTCTCTCTATTCGGAAGATTGACCTATGATTATGCTGGTAAATACCTTTTCAATGCCACACTAAGAAGAGATGGTTCTTCCAATTTCGCAGAAGGAAACAGGATAGGTTATTTCCCCTCTGTATCGGCAGGTTGGGTGCTTTCTGAAGAGGACTTTTGGTCTGGAGCACCAGAATTTTTAGGTTTTATGAAGCTTAGAGGTAGCTGGGGTCAGGTGGGTAATGCCAATATTAGTGCCTTTCAATACTTGGCTCCTGTAAGCATTGGTACATCTAACTACTATTTCGGAATAGAAGATTTTAATGCTTCCGGAAATGCCATTGGTGCTTACCCTTCTCGCTTGCCAAATACAGAAGTAAAATGGGAAACTTCGGAGCAGATAAATATTGGTTTAGATGCCATGATGTTTCAAGGCAGGTTAGAAGCCAACATTGACTGGTATAAAAAGACCACTATTGATTGGCTTTTACAGAAGCCAGGTTATGCCACTGATGGAGCAGATGCTCCCTTCTTCAATGGAGGAAAGGTGGAGAACAAAGGGATAGAACTAGTGCTATCCTGGCAAGATCAGATCGGTGATGTCAATTACTTTGTAACCTTAACAGGGTCTAAAAACAAGAATACCGTTAAAGAAGTACCCACAGAAGATGGTATCATCCATGGTCTTACTAACATGTTATATGATAACGCCGGGGAGTTCTATCACAGAGCTAAAACAGGCTATCCTATCGGGTATTTCTGGGGCTGGGAGACTAATGGTATTTTTCAAAACGAAGAGCAAGTGGCTTCCTACAGAAACTCTGAAGGCACGCAAATACAGCCCAATGCTAAGCCAGGTGATCTGATCTATGTAGATCAGGATGGCAATGGCGTAATCAACGATGCTGATAAGGGAATGATAGGTGATCCTAACCCTGATTACACTTACAGCTTAAATTTTGGATTTGATTATAAAGGTTTTGACTTTTCTGTAATGGGTTATGGTGTAGCTGGTAATCAGCTCGTACAGTCTTATAGAAACCATGCTAATGCCTATTCTAACTACACCACGGCTATCTTAGGCAGGTGGCACGGAGAGGGTACTTCCAATAGCACTCCTAGAGTAACAGAAACTAATGTTAACTACCAGTTTTCAGACATTTTCGTGCAGGATGGAGACTTCTTCAGAATCAATAACATGACGTTAGGTTACAACTTCACTTCTCTGCTTCAAACTAAGTTTTTTACGAAAGTTCGCTTGTACGCCACCGTGCAAAATGCCTTTGTATTCACAAAATATGATGGTATGGATCCAGAGGTAGGTTACGGCCTTGAAAACGGCTCTTCAGGTGTAGATGTAGGGTATTATCCCAGACCGAGAACGTACATGCTAGGTTTAAACGTGAACTTTTAATCGAATATAGTCATGAAAAACATACATATATATTTACTGGTAATGATTACGGCTGTGTTCACCAGTGGCTGTTCTGAGTTTTTAGATACTGAGCCGCTCACCACCGTAACGGATGAAAACTTTTATAAAACCAAAGAAGATGCTGAGATGGCCATCATCGGTTGTTATGATGGGGTGCAAGTGCTCTATGCGTCTGGGGTAGCCTTTCCGGTACTTTCAGAAGTGATGTCAGATAACTGCTTTGGAGGTACAGGAAACAATGACGGTCTTGGGTATCAGGTGATTGATCAGTTTGATCTTTCAGTATCTTCAGGTGAAGTTAATCAGCTGAATGACAACTGGGTAGCCTACTACCGAGCCATTTACAGAATGAATGTATTGCTTCAAAAAATGGAGCAGATAGACTGGGAGGGGGATGATGCTTATAGAAATAATATAGAGGCACAAGCCAGGTTCTTAAGAGCATATTGCTATTTCGATATGGTCAGAATTTGGGAGAGTGTTCCCTTAGTTACTGAGCCCGTAAGTGGTAATATCCCACAATCCACTCCTGATGAAATCTACAAAGTGATTGCTGAAGATCTAAAATTCGCAGCTGAAAATGGTAGCACCGCTGTGCAGCCAGGGCGAATCAATCAGTATGCAGCTAAAGCTTATTTGGCCAGAGTGTTCTTATTTTATACAGGTTACTATGGACAGGATAATCTGGCTGGGATCTCTAAAAGTGAGGTGATGCAAGGTGTTGAAGACATCATTAACGCAGGATCTTACTCCTTGCTTGATGAATTTAAAAACCTATGGCCTGCGGCATCCTCTGAGCCTAATGAGGCTGGTGATGCACTAACTACTACCTATGCAGGAAAAGACAATGCTGAAACTATCTTCTCCATTAAATATAACATCACTTCGGATTATGATGGTAATACAGATGGTAATCACTGGCTGGTGATGCTGGGCTTAAGATCGCAATCATTCAGTCCTTACGGAAAAGGATGGGGTGGTGCCACGGTAAACCCGCAATTATATACCGCCTACCAGGGTGAGGATGAAAGAAGAGATGCTTCAATCATAGCCATTGAAGAGGAAGAATTAGATTTTGATAATTCTGATCAAAGAGAATTTACTGGCTATTCTATCAAAAAATATACACCGCTATCTAACCCTGATGGTACCGATGTGGCCGAAGCCAATGGAGGTACTAACTTCCAGATAGGCCAGTTTCAGGATTATGTTGTAATGAGATATGCTGATGTGCTACTTATGGCAGCAGAACTGGGATCGGCCAATGCCCAAACTTATTACGATGAAGTGAGAACCAGAGCCGGACTGGAAACCAGGCCAGCGAGCTTCAATAATATCATGCAAGAGAGAAGGTTTGAGTTTGCTTTTGAAGGCCTTCGTTATTGGGATCTGCTCCGTCAGGGGGTTGAAGTAGCTGCTAATGCCATTGCAGAGGAAACCACCGTGATGAATGGTGGCGTGCCTACCGATAAAACTATCGTAGCGCAGGATATTATTGAAACAAGAGGATTCTCCATGATTCCCCAAAACCAGATTACCCGTTCTGGTGGACTGCTGGAACAGAATCAAGGTTGGTAATCATCACATTTAAAGACAATCACAATGAAAAATCAATTATATAAATATCCTCTCTTTATTCTTCTGCTAAGCACCCTTTT
This genomic interval carries:
- a CDS encoding hybrid sensor histidine kinase/response regulator transcription factor → MKTISFLKIFLLLTFVLSLESNAQIPLPYQFEHLDVKDGLSHGQINCFFKDSRGYVWIGTSTGLNLYNGYSIKTFNNLPGDAQTLNANDVERISEDPEGNIWVSTYQGIGVYNPVNETFSQNIEAFVAQYQLPNTDVFKILKGDSGQYWFLNENAGVTYFNAENGETKHIKLSTSEVSDIQLDGNGDLWAIHTNGLLQKIDHQKLQVRSTYSELAHVVASQEVDYQFNIDADGHLWIYQPNYSRGVYFFEPQSGRLTHYSKNIKEHKLDNDLVTGVVEVSPGIIWVGTNHGGINVIDKKQNTIKYLVHHPEVPNSLSHNSVYSLYKDEDDIIWVGTYKNGINFYHKNIKRFNHYKHLISEPASLPYNDINRFVEDDEGNLWMGTNGGGLLYFNRQTNTFKQYKADPNDPNSLSSDVIVSLLIDKDNVLWVGTYLGGLNRFNGKGFDHFREDNQDSTSISDDNVWELLEDSFGNLWVGTLAHGVDLLNPDNEQFTHYDVDTVNQRNSLHSNYILALEEDANGNIWVGGGNGVDVFNPKTGYEKHFLHDPKDSLSLASNTVLCLLHDSENRMWMGTQQGLNVYSPEDGLFRKYTTQNGLPHNTILTILEANANSIWVSTPNGLSNIELSENGEARFINYDESDGLQGRVFNENAAYKTYDGKLIFGGPEGFNIFDPDNIGENDQKPEVVFTDFQLFNKSVEVGAKVDDRVLLTKSLSFTDGITLNHDENVFSIEFAALNFLHAGKNKYKYKLEGFDKQWRTTSSRKVTYTNLDPGNYTFKVLASNNDGLWNDQETNLSIQILPPFWKTTWAYALYAIIILGGLYLTRSIILQRERMKFQIEQERREARQLHELDLLKIRFFTNVSHEFRTPLSLILAPLEKLLKNDKDDMQSKQYQMIHRNARRLLNLVNQLLDFRKLEVDTIDLHTSEGNIVKFIEESVHSFSDLSENKNVELVYESTINDFFASFDMDKLEKILFNLLSNAFKFTPQNGKVHVQVNAYESDSGTEELKILEVKVSDTGIGISKEQQELIFDRFFRSDTPGSVVNQGSGIGLSITKEFVKIHGGTVSVESEPGEGTCFTVRIPVKTVPAQEVKSQSTPDQPLSETVHSKPLHDQETPLVLLVEDSEDFRFYLKDNLGVHFKIIEAKNGKDGWQKALANLPDLIVSDLSMPEMNGVELCEKVKLDARTSHIPFVLLTAHSANDKKLKGLNVGADDYVTKPFNFEILLSRVKNLIQQRQAMQAVYKKKITVETSEIDITSLDDKLIQDAIKVVEENISNPDFSVEQLSRELGMSRTHLYKKMVAITGKTPVEFIRKIRLERAAQFLQKSQLTVAEVAYKVGFNNRKYFSKYFKMEYNILPSAYADQYSK
- a CDS encoding IPT/TIG domain-containing protein, translating into MKFINRLYILFVLFTIMGLASCGDDDDNNTPDNIMLLSFGPTGVQHGEMIKFIGENLDRVESVELGGGVVIEKASFDSQTDQVIELVVPAQAEAGVVTLHSAEGDVVSKTVLSFEVPVVITAFTGEVKPGNNITITGNFLNWVESVWFTRDVEVTDFVSQSMTELVIKLPMEAETGPIVFMTGGTEPLVIETEEDLIVTMPVISSLSPLSLQHIDELTISGTDLDLVKEIRFPDGSTMSEFSSQSETEIKLNIPATVTDGNIVLVLASGVEVSSDDAISIILPITTSITPENAELGDDVTITGSNLDLVKSITFKGSAAVITEFVSQSASEIVVTVPDDAKNGTLTYKTIHDFEVVSEVEASLNVSAVYFIYDDALNANWQQWGGWGTDLQDMANTEQPEAGSNALKIIYNDAYGAVQLHPLATDAGVLNNFSKLVLSVYGGASSDGNTMAIQLKDGDGNSSSEPTFTVAAGVYTEITINLSAFTGVDLTNIVEFYIKNYGVASNTVYIDNIQLK